In Hypanus sabinus isolate sHypSab1 unplaced genomic scaffold, sHypSab1.hap1 scaffold_302, whole genome shotgun sequence, the genomic stretch caatcagccatcacatgaccagctttcttacaatagtaacaagtaagaccagcgtatttctccttcaactgtttcccttcatccttactcttgtcactagtcccagctttaatttctggtttaccctggtgatccctgctactcttttggaagctgtTATTCGGGAtaaacttaaccttatgagttagagcaaactcatctgctaatctagcagagtcctgcaaagtggcagcatctttttcatctaaatatgtctttgtgtcatcagggacgcacctttagaattcttcaattaaaaccaattcTTTCAAGCAGTTAAAATTATCATTcacatttttatatgtgcaccagcggtcaaaacacacagacttctcataagcaaaaTCCATAaaagtctggttcacagatttcctcaaatttctaaacttttgcctgtatgattctgggacaaactcataagctttgagcacagcctgtttcactatgtcacaatcagctgcttcatcaacaatcaaagcagaataggcttgctgagccttcccctgaattacactttgtaagagaataagCCAAACCTCTTCtggccactttaaactctgagcaaccttTTCAAAATGCTGCAAGTATTTATCAATGTCGGCCTCGTCAAATTgagggaccaatttaacttcccaacTGGCCTCAAATTTATCACCAGAGACCAACGCTGGACTCCTTTGCTGCAACCTCtttatcttttccagctcgaatagcctctgtctttctgtttcctccctctatttttctgcctcttctctgtttttctgcttctcaagcctcaaactgcctctgcctttccacagcctccagctttaatttttctcacttgtactggagctcaagctcactaggtttactttcaggaaacacctccaactcctccactttaaacacaccctcaaattcataatgttcagctatcacCCTCTGCATccgtgccctcctcattgtcaatttcaacatagcaagttttaaccttctagcaagactcaacaactcaatccttctgacgccctctaatgcctcagaggttggtgCTTCCAGACATCTATcagcatccattgctgctgattttccacacaccaATAAATGAAAAGGGATGAAATTGATAATGAATGAATACAcccccaaatctgttcatatactggatgcaggccccaattttgttacgaatcataacgttttagaaacgaaccagcagcaatagactatacctggagtctgtttttgatcttAAAACTATCTGTATTAGAATCTACTTGTAATATAGTAACtaaagcaagataaacaaaagttaacagtgttatgtgtatatatgtgtttaaataaaactcccaaactattgagctcgggggaaacaaggcttggagtatTGGGATGGTACAGTATGAAAGTGCAGTTCATCcatggaataggtgatgagagagatatttgtaatccagggtaaatgttgagagaaggcaattatgttgaattccacaggttccatggtggaaAAACGAGAGAACAGTCGCTGTAGATTTTATTTGTCGTCGTTCCAAACTCTCATACGatttatcaccgaaagtgacttgtcactaTGGGTttcgtcttcaagtgaattaccacaccacacccaggcaagagTTAACACATCAGTGGTTTTCACAGgacaccccaaatcagatccactcctatggatcaaacgaggtgacaactacacattcgatgtacggtgaatcgataattaacccacccttgtgtgcataggaaagttccaaacagtgacccttggccactagttcccttgtttcgatccttcaATTTTCCCTAgttcgtctccgtctgactctgagtgtctgtgtcctcggttaaaactaaacaagctgcgagtgatgtaaacaagctgcgagtgatgtaaacaagctgcaagtcagactgatccaccttcttaatctcttgatctctcttaaaatgacagtccacagcaaacgaaacccagggattcataactatggccactccccattgtgaactgactggtgagccAGTAGTTGggacgactgagtgaatcccttcccacagactgagcaagtgaacggcttctccccagtgtgaattcgctggtgtgcctgtagggtggaagattgagtgaatctcttcccacattctgagcaggtgaagggcttctccccagtgtgaactcgctgatgtctctgcaggtgggatgactgagtgaatcccttcccacattctgagcaggtgaacggcttctccccagtgtgaactcgatgatgtaCCAGTAGGCAGGATGAAtccgtgaatcccttcccacattctgagcaggtgaacgacttctccccagtgtgaactcgctgatgtttctgccgggtggatgaatcagtgaatccctttccacagactgagcaggtgaacggcttctttccagtgtgaactcgctgatgaaccttcagatgggatgactgagtgaatcccttcccacattctgagcaggtgaagggcctctcccctgtgtgaactcgctgatgactcagtaggctggatgactgagtaaatcccttcccacattctgagcaggggaatggcctctccccagtgtgaactggccGATGATTCTGTAGGTTGCATAAGTGAGTGaagctcttcccacattctgagcaggtgaacggcttctccctagtgtgaactcgctggtgtctctgcaggtgggatgactgactgaatcccttcccacattctgagcaggtgaatggcttctccccagtgtggactcgctgatgattctgtaggttggataactcagtgaatctcttcccacattctgagcaggcgaacggcttctccccagtgtgaactcgctgatgactcagcagGTGGGATGATttaatgaatctcttcccacagaatgagcaggtgaatggccgctccctggtgtgatctcgctggtgagccattaagtcagatgactgagtgaatcttttcccagaaattcagcagatgaccagcctctgcctggtgtgaactgactggtgtgtccacaggtgggaatactgagtgaatcctttgtcacccacagaacaggtgaatggccttgcccagtgtgaacttgttaatgtaccttcagttgagatgaccgagtgaatccattcccactgtctgagaaggtgaacggcctttctcctgtgtaaaatgacgggtgTGCCAGTTGGTCAgttaaccgagtgaatccctccccacagtctgaacaggaaggatggttggttgaatcccttgctccacttcttaaatatatagacagagacaacaaaactggcgtGTCATGTTTTtgcttcctggagacaaattccttcttgtttttaacctgtaaaaagatttgcaAAATCCATCAATGCGTTTAGGACAATACTTCCGTTgaaattacttgagttgccaaggtttgatctggtatcacactgttacaatgAGGTTCAACTTAAGTCTGTTAAAAAGGATTtggagtgaatttttgtattatttcaggttcttgtcacagtcatagaaaattacaacatAGACACAGGTACTTTGGGCCATCCAGTttatgctgaactatttaaattgcccaTTCCCATACCCTTACCATTCAGGTTtctacacaaacctcttaaatgttgaaatggatctcgcatgcaccacttgtgctagctgctcattccacacccggatgactgtctgtgtgaagaagtttcccctcatgttccccttaacattt encodes the following:
- the LOC132388349 gene encoding zinc finger protein 239-like, with the translated sequence MAHQRDHTRERPFTCSFCGKRFIKSSHLLSHQRVHTGEKPFACSECGKRFTELSNLQNHQRVHTGEKPFTCSECGKGFSQSSHLQRHQRVHTREKPFTCSECGKSFTHLCNLQNHRPVHTGERPFPCSECGKGFTQSSSLLSHQRVHTGERPFTCSECGKGFTQSSHLKVHQRVHTGKKPFTCSVCGKGFTDSSTRQKHQRVHTGEKSFTCSECGKGFTDSSCLLVHHRVHTGEKPFTCSECGKGFTQSSHLQRHQRVHTGEKPFTCSECGKRFTQSSTLQAHQRIHTGEKPFTCSVCGKGFTQSSQLLAHQSVHNGEWP